One window of the Candidatus Ancaeobacter aquaticus genome contains the following:
- the ispD gene encoding 2-C-methyl-D-erythritol 4-phosphate cytidylyltransferase has protein sequence MGVTQTKKTVCIIAAGGTGSRLKSTEDKPYVRINGVPLIVRTVGIFNHLQSIDAVILSVHPEKIKKCKILMKKYGMHKVSAIVAGGATRQDSVYNGLCSAPPDTELVVIHDCARPFTVPSLVTKAVKSARKYGGAVVGVRAYDTLKRVDSRDIVEKTINRTIICHAQTPQVFSYPTLCEMYKKAKTQKLCATDDSFLYENYGSTVKMVLHDSCNMKITTAGDLKLAKLMFLDKNSGCKRRQS, from the coding sequence ATGGGTGTAACACAAACAAAAAAAACAGTATGCATAATTGCCGCGGGTGGTACTGGATCTCGGCTTAAGAGTACAGAAGATAAACCATATGTACGTATCAATGGCGTTCCTTTGATTGTGCGTACGGTAGGTATCTTTAATCATCTGCAGTCTATAGATGCGGTGATTCTCAGTGTGCATCCAGAAAAAATAAAAAAGTGTAAAATACTTATGAAAAAGTACGGTATGCATAAGGTGAGTGCTATAGTAGCGGGAGGTGCTACCAGACAGGATTCAGTATACAATGGTTTATGTAGCGCGCCACCGGACACCGAACTTGTGGTTATTCACGATTGTGCTCGTCCGTTCACTGTGCCGTCACTCGTGACAAAGGCGGTAAAGTCAGCGAGAAAGTACGGTGGGGCAGTTGTGGGTGTGAGAGCATACGATACTTTGAAAAGAGTTGATAGTAGAGATATTGTCGAGAAGACAATTAATAGGACAATTATTTGCCATGCGCAGACACCACAAGTGTTCTCCTATCCTACGCTTTGTGAAATGTATAAAAAAGCAAAAACTCAGAAGTTATGTGCGACAGATGATTCGTTTTTGTATGAGAACTATGGGAGTACGGTAAAAATGGTTTTGCATGACTCGTGCAATATGAAAATAACGACAGCAGGGGATTTGAAATTAGCAAAGCTAATGTTTTTAGACAAAAATTCCGGGTGCAAGAGGAGGCAATCATGA